A region from the Nocardioides coralli genome encodes:
- a CDS encoding glycerophosphodiester phosphodiesterase, translating into MRSRKPSLLTLTLTSSLLASLVALTPPASAADRRDDHPDRRGPSVTVIGHRGASGYRPEHTLAAYRLAIRQCADYIEPDLVSTKDGVLVARHENEIGGTTDVEDHPEFADRRTTKTVDGVPMTGWFTEDFTLRELRTLRAEERIPDVRPQNTRYDGRYRIPTLEQVVRLARSTETCDGEDVGIYPETKHPSYFDSLGLSMEEPLVEVLDAYGLDRRRDPVVVQSFEVGNLKDLDEMTDVRLAQLAGCAGKPWDDPRPYAVILSPQGLAEVATYADGIGPCKDLVIPREPDGTLGEPTSLVRDAHREGLLVHAYTFRAENRYLPAEYRSSDDPNELGDMAGELRRFARAGLDGAFSDHPDIAAAAVSRRR; encoded by the coding sequence ATGAGATCTCGGAAGCCCTCACTCCTCACCCTGACGCTGACCTCCTCCTTGCTGGCCTCGCTGGTCGCCCTGACCCCGCCGGCCTCCGCCGCCGACCGTCGCGACGACCACCCCGACCGGCGCGGACCCTCCGTCACCGTCATCGGCCACCGCGGCGCCAGCGGCTACCGGCCCGAGCACACGCTGGCGGCCTACCGGCTCGCCATCCGCCAGTGCGCCGACTACATCGAGCCCGACCTGGTCTCCACCAAGGACGGGGTCCTGGTAGCGCGTCACGAGAACGAGATCGGCGGCACCACCGACGTCGAGGACCACCCGGAGTTCGCGGACCGCCGCACGACCAAGACCGTCGACGGGGTCCCGATGACGGGATGGTTCACCGAGGACTTCACCCTGCGCGAGCTGCGGACCCTGCGCGCCGAGGAGCGCATCCCGGACGTGCGGCCGCAGAACACCCGGTACGACGGCCGCTACCGGATCCCCACCCTGGAGCAGGTCGTCCGGCTCGCCCGGTCCACGGAGACCTGTGACGGCGAGGACGTCGGGATCTACCCGGAGACCAAGCACCCGAGCTACTTCGACTCCCTCGGCCTCTCGATGGAGGAGCCGCTCGTGGAGGTGCTGGACGCCTACGGCCTGGACCGCCGGCGCGACCCCGTCGTCGTGCAGAGCTTCGAGGTCGGCAACCTGAAGGACCTCGACGAGATGACCGACGTGCGCCTGGCGCAGCTCGCCGGGTGCGCCGGCAAGCCCTGGGACGACCCGCGCCCCTACGCGGTCATCCTCAGCCCCCAGGGTCTCGCGGAGGTCGCGACGTACGCCGACGGCATCGGTCCCTGCAAGGACCTGGTGATCCCGCGCGAGCCCGACGGCACCCTCGGGGAGCCGACCTCGCTCGTGAGGGATGCGCACCGGGAGGGCCTGCTGGTCCACGCCTACACGTTCCGCGCCGAGAACCGCTACCTCCCCGCCGAGTACCGCTCCTCGGACGACCCCAACGAGCTCGGTGACATGGCGGGTGAGCTGCGGAGGTTCGCGCGGGCCGGGCTCGACGGCGCCTTCAGCGACCACCCGGACATCGCCGCCGCAGCGGTCTCACGACGCCGCTGA